A segment of the Romboutsia sp. 13368 genome:
NNNNNNNNNNNNNNNNNNNNNNNNNNNNNNNNNNNNNNNNNNNNNNNNNNNNNNNNNNNNNNNNNNNNNNNNNNNNNNNNNNNNNNNNNNNNNNNNNNNNNNNNNNNNNNNNNNNNNNNNNNNCATTGATAAATTATATAAAATATAAAATAAAATATGAAAAGAAACTATTAAGAGCAAAAAATGAAGCAGAAGAAATAAATAGATTAAAGACTTATTTTGTATCTAACATAAGCCATGAATTAAAAACTCCAATTACAGTTATAATGTCTGTTATGCAACTTGCAATAGTAAAAGAGAATATTCATGAACATACTTCTAATATAGATATTATTAATAATAATTGTCAAAGATTACTAAGGCTTATAAATAATATAATAGATATTGAAAAGTTTGATACTCATCAATTAAAATTAGATTTAGAAAATATAAATATAGTAAATTTAATAGAAGATATAATATCATCTATTGAACCATATGCAGAATCAAAGAATTTAAGCATAATATTTGATACTAATGATGAAGATATAATTATGGCACTAGATTATTCTAAAATAGAAAGAATAATATTAAACCTACTTTCAAATGCAATTAAGTTCTCTTATGATAATGGAGAAATACATGTCAATGTAAATAAAATAGATGAAAATGTAATTATAAGTGTAAAAGACTTTGGAATAGGTATGGATAAAAAGTATTTAGATAAGATATTTGATAGATTTGTTCAAGTTGATAATACTATGACTAGAAAAAATGAAGGAAGTGGTATAGGGTTATCAATAGTAAAATCATTTGTTAGTTTACACAATGGAACCATTGATGTTAAGTCTGGAAAAAATGAAGGCTGTGAGTTTATTATAAATATTCCAATTAAATTAATTRAAGATAANNAAGTATTTTNNNNNNNNNNGTCATGATATACGAATTGATGATTTTGAAAAATTATCAAAAGCAATTAAAAAGTTTTTAGAATCTCTAGATTAAAATAAAATGGCTGTACATAGTATGTATAGCCATTTTATTTTAAATATATTAATAACATAATCCACAAGGAGAATATCCTTTAGATTTAGCTTCACTTTCAGTCATTTCTATAGCACCTTTCATGTTGTGTGCATCCTTACTAGAGTGGTATTTAGTTGAACTAGAAGAACCACCATTAGCGTAAACTGTATTAGATGAAGTTTCTTCTTTATTAGAAGTATCAGAAGCATTAGTAGTATTAGATGATGTATCATTATTTGAATTATAAGCATCCACATCATATCCATTATCAGTTACATACCCATCTACAGACCATATATTTAACTTATGTGATTTTGCATAATCTTGAGCTTTATAAAGATCATCTAAGTGTCTTTTTTGAGAATATATATATCCAACTCTAGCATATCCATTAGATATTAATTTTTCATTAAGCATATACCAGTTATTATCTTCACTAGATTTGAACCATAAATATCCTAAATGTCTATTGTATTTATCTGTTTTACTACCTTCATCATATTCAATATAAACTGTATCACCAGCTATTAAATTTTCTTTTGAATAGTTAGATGCTTCTATTGAGTAAGGTTGAGGATCTACTCCTTTTTTTACTGATTCTGGAGTATCTACTAATAATAATCTTGAAGTTATACTTTCNTAAAGTTATACTTTCTCCAGTTTCTTTTAGTTTAAGTTTCATTGTATCTCCATCTACAACTCTTTCAATTAAAGCTTCGACACAACCTGTCGGCACTTCTTTACTAGAGTTAGAATCATTGTATGAATTTTCATTAGATGCTGAGTTTTTAATTTGTGTTTGAGTTTCTACTAAATTTTGATTATCTTTAGAACAACCAGTAAATAATAAAGAAACTACAAGAGCTGATGCTAAAAATATAGACTTAAATTTATTTTTTCTATATAAGTTCATAAAATTCCACCTATAATAAATGTATTGCAAAGTATTATTATAATATATTTATTATAAAATACCAATAGTGCTATATAATAAAGAAATTTAATTAATAAATTTAGTATAAACAGGGTGTCGTATTTTGCGACACCNNNNNNNATTCTAGTTGGAGTTAAGGATTTAATAATAAGGCTATGTTAGCCCTCTTCGTGATAAATATGGCATAAAAACAACCACACCTTAGACTTTTCAATGCATTGAATTCTAAGATGTGGTTACTTCTATAACTTACTATAAATTGTTCGTAATATATTAATATTGTGAATTAAATGATTTGTACTAATTATTTAATTCTTAATTMCTTATTGTCTATATCAAAATACCTACAATCTACACTTACCATATCGTTTAATTCATCTTCTGATAATATCTNNNNNNNNNNNNNNNNNNNNNNNNNNNNNNNNNNNNNNNNNNNNNNNNNNNNNNNNNNNNNNNNNNNNNNNNNNNNNNNNNNNNNNNNNNNNNNNNNNNNNNNNNNNNNNNNNATATAGGCCATGTCTCTATTTTCAAATCCACTATTRTGATTATATCTAACTGTAAAATCACTTACCCCTAATTCATTTGAAACACCTTCAGCCATATTGTCAGTCATTATATAATTTCCTTTTTCATTTTTCTCACATACAATATAACCTTGTCCAGTATTTGATAAGAAAGTTACTATTTTAGAATTATCAATATGTATTGTATCTATAATAGATAGATTTTCTACTCCAATATTATTCATAAGCCCACTTTCATTTATGTACTCTAAT
Coding sequences within it:
- a CDS encoding thermonuclease family protein, which codes for MTSRLLLVDTPESVKKGVDPQPYSIEASNYSKENLIAGDTVYIEYDEGSKTDKYNRHLGYLWFKSSEDNNWYMLNEKLISNGYARVGYIYSQKRHLDDLYKAQDYAKSHKLNIWSVDGYVTDNGYDVDAYNSNNDTSSNTTNASDTSNKEETSSNTVYANGGSSSSTKYHSSKDAHNMKGAIEMTESEAKSKGYSPCGLCY
- a CDS encoding sensor histidine kinase: MSVMQLAIVKENIHEHTSNIDIINNNCQRLLRLINNIIDIEKFDTHQLKLDLENINIVNLIEDIISSIEPYAESKNLSIIFDTNDEDIIMALDYSKIERIILNLLSNAIKFSYDNGEIHVNVNKIDENVIISVKDFGIGMDKKYLDKIFDRFVQVDNTMTRKNEGSGIGLSIVKSFVSLHNGTIDVKSGKNEGCEFIINIPIKLIXDXXVF